Proteins encoded in a region of the Halococcus saccharolyticus DSM 5350 genome:
- a CDS encoding class I SAM-dependent methyltransferase, translating into MKVPCVRVARKDGERTREALADRGVLDHDHEITVDDGWLYAPIVDPNAVPDGYTIEERDVPARETQTMPADLLGFDPSYERLGDIVLLREDDTERAQRIADAVMDSSIPAKTVLNRASKIEGEFRTREWDVLAGESTQTVHREYNYAFALDVAEVYFSPRLATERHRVVQQAATDERIVDMFAGVGPFAIPFAGRGAQVIAVDRNPVAIEYLRENVRRNDVDERIEAIEGDVREIAAGIEHEADRIVMNLPHSADAFLDTAIELAGEECVLHYYDIQHEDDPYGPGERAIRAAAEGYDMTVETQHTVRSYAPHELNVCLDVRLRA; encoded by the coding sequence ATGAAGGTGCCGTGCGTCCGTGTCGCGCGCAAGGATGGCGAGCGGACGCGCGAGGCGCTTGCCGACCGGGGCGTGCTCGATCACGACCACGAGATCACCGTCGATGACGGCTGGCTCTACGCCCCGATCGTCGATCCGAATGCGGTGCCCGACGGGTACACGATCGAGGAGCGCGACGTACCCGCCCGTGAGACACAAACGATGCCCGCCGACCTGCTCGGCTTCGATCCGAGTTACGAGCGCCTCGGCGACATCGTGTTGCTCCGCGAAGATGACACGGAACGCGCACAGCGGATCGCCGACGCGGTGATGGACTCCTCGATCCCGGCGAAGACGGTGCTGAATCGCGCCTCGAAGATCGAGGGGGAGTTTCGAACCCGCGAGTGGGACGTGCTCGCTGGCGAGAGTACCCAAACCGTCCATCGCGAATACAACTACGCGTTCGCGCTCGACGTTGCCGAGGTGTACTTCTCGCCTCGACTCGCGACCGAACGCCACCGCGTAGTCCAGCAAGCGGCGACCGACGAGCGGATCGTCGACATGTTCGCTGGCGTCGGTCCCTTCGCGATCCCGTTCGCGGGGCGCGGCGCGCAGGTGATCGCGGTCGACCGCAACCCGGTGGCGATCGAGTACCTCCGGGAGAACGTCAGGCGGAACGACGTCGACGAGCGGATCGAGGCGATCGAGGGCGACGTCCGTGAGATCGCCGCCGGGATCGAGCACGAAGCCGATCGCATCGTGATGAACCTGCCTCACAGCGCCGACGCGTTTCTCGACACGGCGATCGAACTCGCCGGCGAGGAGTGTGTCCTCCACTACTACGACATCCAGCACGAGGACGATCCCTACGGGCCGGGCGAGCGCGCGATCCGGGCGGCGGCCGAGGGGTACGACATGACTGTCGAAACACAGCACACGGTCCGATCGTATGCACCTCACGAGTTGAACGTCTGTCTCGACGTGCGACTTCGGGCGTGA